AGGAGCTGGCCGAGAAGCAGCTGGTGAAGTTCAGCCGCGAAGAGAAAGATTTCCAACTAGCGGAGATTGCCTTGCAACGGGCGCTGGTTCGGCTCCAGGTTGCTAGTAAAGAAACAAGAAGATAAGTAAATAGGAATGCGATCGCAGTAAGGAGGAAGCATTATGGCCGAAGCAGAAAAACAAGAACCCATCATTACCATGTGGAGCAAGGAATTCACCTACGACCGGTGGATGAAGTCGAAAGGTATTCCGATCCACAAGGGCTATTTTATCCCTGATCTTCGCACCGTCGAGTTGGAGTGGTGGGAAGAACGAGGCTGCAAGGCCGCCTTCATTCAGCTCTGGGGCCAAGAAGGCGTCAGCGCCGCGCGCGTCACTGAAGTTCCTCCCGGCAAATCGTTGCCGCCGGTTAAGTTCGCCTTGGATGAAGTCGTCTACGTATGCTCCGGCCGCGGTTTGACCACCGTCTGGTCTGGCGAAGGCAAGCCGAAGAAGAACTTCGAATGGCAAGAGCACTCGATGTTTCTCATACCGCGTAACCACTGGCATGTGTTTAGCAACATGACCGGCGACAAGCCGGTTAAGCTGTTTCACTACAGCTATATGCCGATGGCGATGTCGGCGTTGCCCGAACCCGACATGTATTTCAACAATCCTTACGAATCGAAAATCACCGCCGATCAGGGCGATTTTTATTCCGAAGCGAAGATGGTTCAGGCGAAAGACGCTGATGAAGGTTTGGGTATGCGCGCCTTCTGGTACGGCAATTTTTTTCCCGACATGCGCGCTTGGAACAAGCTCGATGCCAACGAACGGCGCGGCGCCGGCGGCAAGAGCGTGTTCATGCAGTTCCCCAATTCCGAATTGACCGCCCATATGTCGGTGTTCGCCCCTAAGACCTACAAGAAGGCGCATCGTCATGGCCCTGGACGGGCGATCATCATTCCCGCCGGCGAAGGCTACTCGATCATGTGGGAAGAGGGCAAAGAGAAAGTCGTTTGCCCGTGGCATGAATGCAGCATGATCACGCCGCCGAACAAATGGTTTCACCAGCATTTCAACGCCGGCGGTGACATGGCGCGTTATTTGGCGCTCCATCCGCCCATGCAGTTCCATGGCCACGCGGAAAAGATCGAAGACCGCGCCAAAGATCAGATCGAGTATCCTAACGAGGATCCGTTCATTCGTCAGAAATTCGCGGAAGAGTTGGGCAAGCGCGGCATCGAGAGCATCATGCCCGCCGAAGCCTACACCAACCCCGACTACGACTGGTCCAAGACGATGGGCAAGCAATAAGTCATCATAAACTAAAAATTCGATTACGGAATCCCCGCTCCAGTGAGCGGGGATTCCTGTTATTGGGGTAGAACAATATGGCGGACGCTATACAGAGGCTACAGATGCACGACGATATCTACGATCACGACCATCCGGATAATTTCATCATTAAAGAGGATGAGATCGTCACCGACATCGAAGGGTTGGAGATGTTCTCGCTGAAAAGCGTCGGCATCGACATCGGCTCGTCGACATCGCATTTAATTTTCTCGCATATCACGCTGCGGCGCGAAGGCGCGTCGTTGTCTGGCAAGTTTCGGGTCACCGGTCGCGAGGTGCTCTATCGCTCGCCGATCATGCTGACGCCCTACACTTCGGCGACCAAGATCGATACCGATAAGGTCAATGAGTTCATCCACAACGCTTATAAAGAAGCGGGCTTGACGCCGGAGGATGTCGACACCGGCGCGGTGATCATCACCGGCGAAGCTCTGAAAAAAGAAAACGCCCAACCGATCGTTGAGAACTTCGCCAAATACTCCGGCAAGTTCATCTGTGCCGCGGCGGGCCATAATCATGAGGCGCTACTGGCCGCTTACGGCTGTGGCGCGGTGGATCTTTCCAAGGGCGAGCACAAGACTGTGCTCAACGTCGACATGGGCGGCGGCACGACCAAATTTTCTCTTGTCGAAGAAGGCGTCGTGACGCAGACCGCATCGATCAGCATCGGCGCGCGGCTGATCGCCTTCGACGAGAAAGACCAAATCACGCGCATCGAAGATCCCGGTCGAATCATGATGACCGAGCTTGGCCACAAAGTTGAGCTGGGCCAGAAGATCAGCGAGAAAATGAAAGAGGACTTCGGCGCCTATATGGCGAAGATTCTCTTCGAGGTCATTGAAACTGGGCCCAAGTCGCCGATGGCGAGTTCGCTCATGGTGACGCCGCCGTTCGTCAATTATACCGGCTTCAAACAAGTGCAGCACTTGGTTTTTTCCGGCGGCGTTTCCGAGCATGTTTACGACCGCGACCCGAAGTCCTATGGCGATATCGGCCCGGTGCTTGGCAAGAACATGCGCGATTATTTAAAAAAACTGCCCAAGGGTGTGCTACGCGAGCCCATCGAAGGCATCCGTGCCACGGTCATCGGCGCCGGCGAGTACACGATTCAAGCGAGCGGCAACACCAGCTATGTTTCCAACGAGAAGGCGCTGCCGGTGCATGGTCTCAAGGTCATTCAAGCGCCGGTGCGCGAGGGCGAGTCGGTGAGCGCTGGGCTCAAACAGGCGCTAAGAAAGTTTGACCTGAAAAGCTTCACTTCCGGCTTGGCTCTGTCCTTGACGGTCAGCGGCGTGCCCACCTATCAATCGGTGCGGCGCATTGCTGAGGGCGTCGCCGAGATTCTCAAGGAGGCCGACGATGCCACGTGCCCGCTCTATTTAACCCTGGACTTGGATATCGCCAAGTCGCTGGGCGCGATTCTGCGCGACGAACTCAACGTTTCCCGCGACATTATCGCCATCGACGGCATCGAAGTCGGCGACTTGGATTACATCGATATCGGCGAATGCTTGGGGATCACGGAAGTGATCCCCGTGACCGTCAAGTCGCTGATGTTTCCGACGACGATGAGCGATTAGCGCGTTCGAATTGGTTATAAGTTGCACAAAGGCCTCGCCCACCAGCGGGGCCTTTTTTTTGGGGCAATACTCACAGGATCATCAATGGCTGAATACTTCGCCTTCCAAGCCGCGCTGTGCTTTTCTATCGCCCATGTGCTCATCCGGCGCGGTTTAGTCGGCTCCAACGCATTGACCTGTTCGCTGATTTCCCTGGCGACCACGGCGACGATTTTTTGGCTGCTGGTTCTAGTCTTGATTCCATTATCCGCCCTGTGGACGCCGGCCATCGGTTACTTTATCGCCGCCGGGATTTTCGCGCCGGCCATCGGCCAGACCCTGGGTTACATCGGCATCGAGCGGATCGGCGTGGCGCGCTCGACGCCGATCGTCAACTCGGCGCCGATCTTTTCGTCGAGCTTCGCGGTGCTGTTTTTGGGCGAAGTGTGGACCGGGCAAAATATTCTCGGCACTCTGTCGGTCATCACCGGTGTGATCATCTTATCTTCAGGTAAAAATTCCGCGGGTGATGAGTGGCGCAAGATCGACATTCTTTATCCGCTCGTCGCCGCGGTGGCTTTCGGTATCTCGACGACGCTGAGAAAATCTGGATTGTCGCAATTACCTATTCCGCTGTTGGGCGCGGCGGTGACGGTGGGCACGGCGTTTATGATATTGCTGTTGCTGGTTCAATGGCGTGGCGGCCGCCAGGCGCTGAAATTCAATTCAATCAGCACGCGCTGGTTGTTCGGCGCCGCGGTGGTCAACACCGGCGCGATTCTCTCGGTGTTCTCGGCGCTCAACGTCGGTAAAATCGTTCGGGTCGAGCCGTTGATCGCCTGTAATCCTTTGTTAACGATTGTTTGGGTGGGAATTTTTCTGCGCCAAATCGAGCGCATCTCGGCGCGCATCGTGGTCGGCGCGCTGTTCACGGTGTTGGGAACCACGTTGGTGGTGACGGCGCGATAATTTTTTGCCATGGCGATCTACTTTTCCTTTCAAGCGGCGCTGTGTTTTTCCATAGCCCATATTTTCATCCGGCGCGGTTTGGTCGATTCCAACGCCATGACCGGTTCGTTTATTTCCTTGTCCATGAGCGCGGTGGTGCTCTGGCTCGCCGTGCCATTTTTCGCGCCGTTTGACGCACTGTGGAATCCGGCGGCCCTGTTGTTTGTCGTCGCCGGTATTTTCGCGCCCGGCATCGGCCGGACTTTGAGTTACGTCGGTATCGAAAAAATCGGCGTGTCCCGCTCGGTGCCGATCGCCAACTCGTCGCCGATCTTCGCCTCGGTATTCGCGGTGACCTTTCTCGCCGAGACTTGGGTCTTGCAGAACGTCATCGGCACGCTGCTGGTCATCGGCGGTATCGTTGTGCTGTCGATGGCGAAACCTGCGCGGGGCGAGTGGCGCAAAATCGATGTGATCTATCCATTGATCGGCGCGGTTGCCTTCGGCGCGTCAACGACGCTGCGAAAATTTGGTTTAGGTTTCATCAACATTCCGCTGCTCGCTGCCGCAGTGACCGCGGGCTCGGCGGCGCTGTTCTCGTTTGCCCTGCTACAAATTCAGGGCGGCAGGCGGGCGTTTAAGCTCAACCGCCGTAGCGCCGCTTGGCTTTTTCCCGCCGGTTTGTTCAATACCGCGGCGATGCTCTCGGTGTTCTTCGCTTTGAGTCACGGCAAGGTGGTCATCGTCGAACCGCTGGTGAGTTCAAATCCAGTGACGACCTTGCTTTTAACGTCGATCTTTTTGCGCGATGTCGAGTCGCTTACGCTGCGGGTGATTCTCGGCGCGGCGTTGACCGTCACCGGGACGGTTCTCGTGGTGCTGGTGAAATGAGTTGTTTCACCCTTTGCAGGTGATAATAATAATCACAATCAAAGTTCGGAGGGTTAGCGAAGATGTCCAAGGCGATGCAAGCGGAACGCAAAATGTGGAGCAAGTTCTACAGCTACGATGAGTGGATGGAAGGCCAAGGGATTCCCATCTACCGCGGCTACTACATCGAGGATCTGCGGACATTGGAATTGAAATGGTGGGACGCTCGCGAGTGCAACTCGGCGTTCATTCAACTGGTCGGCCAGGAGGGGGTTACTTCCGCGCGAGTTACGGAAATCCCTCCGGGCAAGACTTTGCCGCCGCTGAAATTCGCCCTTGATGAAATTGTCTACGTCGTTGAAGGGCGCGGGCTGACGACCATTTGGTCCGGCGAGAAGCGGCCGAAGAAATCTTTCGAGTGGCAAAAACACAGTATGTTCTTGCTGCCGCACAACTATACACACCAGTTCACCAACATGCAGGGCGACAAGCCGGTGCGCTTGCTGCATTACAATTACTTGCCGCTGACTTTGTCCGGCCTGCGCGATGTCAATTTCATCTTCGGCAACAATTACGAAGGCGCCGACATTCACAACGAGATGGATTTTTATTCCGAAGCGAAAATGGTTTCGCAAAATAATCTCGACGAGACCTGGGGCCGGCGCGCCTACTGGTACGGTAATTTTTTCCCCGACATGAAAGCCTGGGACAAGCTCGATAGCAACGCCCGGCGCGGCGCCGGCGGCCGTAGTGTGTACATTCAATTCCCCGACTCGGAAATGTCCTGCCACATGTCGGTGTTCGACGCGCGCTTATACAAGAAGGCCCACCGCCATGGCCCCGGCCGTGTGATCGTCATCCCAGTCGGCGAAGGCTACTCGATCATGTGGGAAGAGGGCAAAGACAAAGTCGTCGTGCCGTGGCATGAAGCGAGCTTGTTCGTGCCGCCCAACAAATGGTTCCACCAACATTTCAACGCCGGCGGCGATCCGGCGCGCTATTTGGCGCTCCATCCGCCCATGCAGTTCCACGGCCACGCGGAAAAAGTCGAAGACCGCGCCAAAGACCAGATCGAATATTGCAACGAAGATAAATGGGTGCGCGAAAAATTCGAAGGCGAGATGAGCAAACGCGGAATCAAATCGCTGATGCCGCCGGAAGCCTACAGCGATCCGAACTTCGAATGGAATTGGAAACCGTTTGTCGAGCAAAAGCTGAAGTAAGCTGCTGCAGTTTTCACCGCCATAAACAAAAAAGCCCCACCGATGTGGGGCTTTTTTGTTTGCGGGCAGCCAAGATTCCATCGGTTTAGGTGCGCGGCTTTAAAATCGCCGTGAGCTGATCGTCCGCGCCGTCGATGCGCTCGAGAGTGGGATAGCGCAATCCTTCGAAGTACGGCAGACGAACGGTTCGATAGCGATCGAAGGTTTTTACCAATAGCTCAATCGGCTGATTCGCGCCTTTGGCAGCGCGAATGGCGTCGAGCAGCAGTTCCGGTGTAAACTCTTGGCCGTTGACGGCGATCAGCGTGGCAGCCGTGGTAAGGCCGGCTTTAAAAGCGGGACTATCCCAGAGGACTTCGGTCACTTTGCCTTTGTCGCGGGTCGACACTACCAGGCCGAGCGAGAAGCCCAGGTTGATGGACCTGCTCCGCTCGTCCGCGGACTTCAGATAAGCGGACTGTTCTTCTCGGTAGATCAGCTGCCAGCCACTGCGCTTGAGACCATCGAGGGGTGCCGCCGGTCCATGGCCATCGAGTCGCTCTTTCAGGAAGGCTTTCCAGTCGTACGGAGAAACAGTGTTGAGTGCCGCCGAGACATCGTCGAACGTGTAAGTGACGACATCGTAGCTTTTGTCTTTGGTGCCGAAGAAGGCGCGGGCGAAATCATCGAGCGAGCGCTGGTCCCGAGTAAGCTCGCGAAGCTTGGTATCCACGTCGAGCCACAGCAGAACGCCCTCGTTGTAGTAATCCACGGTGCGCTGCCAGCTCGGAAAGGGCAGCGATCTGCCGCCGAGGATTGGCTGATTAGTCGTGTCCTGCAGATTGCGCCACACGCGGCCGGGCCGGTTGCGATCGTGGACAGCCGCGATGTTCGCCAGCACATCCTTTGCGACTTGCGGTGACCAAAGTCCGGATCGCGCGCTCAGGACAATTCCCCAGAACTGCGTCTGGCCTTCATATACCCAAAGCAATGAGTCTTGCATCGGCACATTGAAGTTCGCCGTCCAAAGATCGGCCGGCCGGCGCTGCTTGCCGTTCCAAGAATGTGTCAACTCGTGCGCGAGCAGATCGCGCCCCGGAGCGTTTTTTTCCCACTCAGTGAAGTGGCCCGGGCGGTGCACGTTCTCGCTGGAACGGTGGTGCTCGAGACCGATGCCGCTGAAATTCTCGGTGAGCGCCAGTAAAAAATCATAACGATCGAACGCGCGCGTGCCGTAGAGCGCGTAGGCTTCTTTCATCAGTTTTCTGTAGGCCGCGAGCTGTTCAGGTTTGATTTCAAGTCTCGACGGATTGTCCGCGACCATATTGAGATGCACCGGCACATCGGCGCCAGGATCGAGATCGACGCGCTGGTAATGGCGGCCGGCAAACAACGGCGAGTCGACCAACATGTCGAGTGCAGTCGGCGCGAACTCAACGCGCTCGGCCCTGCGCGAGGCTACGTCCAATGCCGTGGCGAATTGCCAGCCCGCGGGTAACTTTACGTCGGCCTTTACCGCTATCCGGCTGGCGTAGTACCCAGCCGGATAAAGCACCACGGTGTTCCATTGCAGGCCGAGGATTTCCGGTGTCGCGACGATGCGTCCTTGCTCGCTGGTCTGCGGCGAGGCGAACTGAAATTCGAGGTCGATGCGATCGGCATCGGCGGGCACTTCGATATGAAACGCATACATGTTGATTGGATCGCGCAGCCACGGTAAGCGCCGGCCGCGGGTCGTGACGATCAAACCTGTCAGCAGGTTAACCGGGCCGCTGGGTCCATGGGTGCCTGGTAACCACTGCGGATAGAGGA
This region of Deltaproteobacteria bacterium genomic DNA includes:
- a CDS encoding cupin domain-containing protein, whose amino-acid sequence is MAEAEKQEPIITMWSKEFTYDRWMKSKGIPIHKGYFIPDLRTVELEWWEERGCKAAFIQLWGQEGVSAARVTEVPPGKSLPPVKFALDEVVYVCSGRGLTTVWSGEGKPKKNFEWQEHSMFLIPRNHWHVFSNMTGDKPVKLFHYSYMPMAMSALPEPDMYFNNPYESKITADQGDFYSEAKMVQAKDADEGLGMRAFWYGNFFPDMRAWNKLDANERRGAGGKSVFMQFPNSELTAHMSVFAPKTYKKAHRHGPGRAIIIPAGEGYSIMWEEGKEKVVCPWHECSMITPPNKWFHQHFNAGGDMARYLALHPPMQFHGHAEKIEDRAKDQIEYPNEDPFIRQKFAEELGKRGIESIMPAEAYTNPDYDWSKTMGKQ
- a CDS encoding recombinase, translating into MHDDIYDHDHPDNFIIKEDEIVTDIEGLEMFSLKSVGIDIGSSTSHLIFSHITLRREGASLSGKFRVTGREVLYRSPIMLTPYTSATKIDTDKVNEFIHNAYKEAGLTPEDVDTGAVIITGEALKKENAQPIVENFAKYSGKFICAAAGHNHEALLAAYGCGAVDLSKGEHKTVLNVDMGGGTTKFSLVEEGVVTQTASISIGARLIAFDEKDQITRIEDPGRIMMTELGHKVELGQKISEKMKEDFGAYMAKILFEVIETGPKSPMASSLMVTPPFVNYTGFKQVQHLVFSGGVSEHVYDRDPKSYGDIGPVLGKNMRDYLKKLPKGVLREPIEGIRATVIGAGEYTIQASGNTSYVSNEKALPVHGLKVIQAPVREGESVSAGLKQALRKFDLKSFTSGLALSLTVSGVPTYQSVRRIAEGVAEILKEADDATCPLYLTLDLDIAKSLGAILRDELNVSRDIIAIDGIEVGDLDYIDIGECLGITEVIPVTVKSLMFPTTMSD
- a CDS encoding DMT family transporter, which gives rise to MAEYFAFQAALCFSIAHVLIRRGLVGSNALTCSLISLATTATIFWLLVLVLIPLSALWTPAIGYFIAAGIFAPAIGQTLGYIGIERIGVARSTPIVNSAPIFSSSFAVLFLGEVWTGQNILGTLSVITGVIILSSGKNSAGDEWRKIDILYPLVAAVAFGISTTLRKSGLSQLPIPLLGAAVTVGTAFMILLLLVQWRGGRQALKFNSISTRWLFGAAVVNTGAILSVFSALNVGKIVRVEPLIACNPLLTIVWVGIFLRQIERISARIVVGALFTVLGTTLVVTAR
- a CDS encoding DMT family transporter, with amino-acid sequence MAIYFSFQAALCFSIAHIFIRRGLVDSNAMTGSFISLSMSAVVLWLAVPFFAPFDALWNPAALLFVVAGIFAPGIGRTLSYVGIEKIGVSRSVPIANSSPIFASVFAVTFLAETWVLQNVIGTLLVIGGIVVLSMAKPARGEWRKIDVIYPLIGAVAFGASTTLRKFGLGFINIPLLAAAVTAGSAALFSFALLQIQGGRRAFKLNRRSAAWLFPAGLFNTAAMLSVFFALSHGKVVIVEPLVSSNPVTTLLLTSIFLRDVESLTLRVILGAALTVTGTVLVVLVK
- a CDS encoding cupin domain-containing protein; translation: MSKAMQAERKMWSKFYSYDEWMEGQGIPIYRGYYIEDLRTLELKWWDARECNSAFIQLVGQEGVTSARVTEIPPGKTLPPLKFALDEIVYVVEGRGLTTIWSGEKRPKKSFEWQKHSMFLLPHNYTHQFTNMQGDKPVRLLHYNYLPLTLSGLRDVNFIFGNNYEGADIHNEMDFYSEAKMVSQNNLDETWGRRAYWYGNFFPDMKAWDKLDSNARRGAGGRSVYIQFPDSEMSCHMSVFDARLYKKAHRHGPGRVIVIPVGEGYSIMWEEGKDKVVVPWHEASLFVPPNKWFHQHFNAGGDPARYLALHPPMQFHGHAEKVEDRAKDQIEYCNEDKWVREKFEGEMSKRGIKSLMPPEAYSDPNFEWNWKPFVEQKLK
- a CDS encoding M61 family peptidase, giving the protein MFHLKNFFTIALLCLCCVTPVNAGEIPAPQDIAYPGTLSLSVDLTDLERRLFTVRESVPVKPGPLTLLYPQWLPGTHGPSGPVNLLTGLIVTTRGRRLPWLRDPINMYAFHIEVPADADRIDLEFQFASPQTSEQGRIVATPEILGLQWNTVVLYPAGYYASRIAVKADVKLPAGWQFATALDVASRRAERVEFAPTALDMLVDSPLFAGRHYQRVDLDPGADVPVHLNMVADNPSRLEIKPEQLAAYRKLMKEAYALYGTRAFDRYDFLLALTENFSGIGLEHHRSSENVHRPGHFTEWEKNAPGRDLLAHELTHSWNGKQRRPADLWTANFNVPMQDSLLWVYEGQTQFWGIVLSARSGLWSPQVAKDVLANIAAVHDRNRPGRVWRNLQDTTNQPILGGRSLPFPSWQRTVDYYNEGVLLWLDVDTKLRELTRDQRSLDDFARAFFGTKDKSYDVVTYTFDDVSAALNTVSPYDWKAFLKERLDGHGPAAPLDGLKRSGWQLIYREEQSAYLKSADERSRSINLGFSLGLVVSTRDKGKVTEVLWDSPAFKAGLTTAATLIAVNGQEFTPELLLDAIRAAKGANQPIELLVKTFDRYRTVRLPYFEGLRYPTLERIDGADDQLTAILKPRT